In a genomic window of Arthrobacter woluwensis:
- a CDS encoding aldo/keto reductase gives MGRIIYGCMGLGGAWEPTPYTEADVAQASEVIDAALAIGVELFDHADIYRFGKAEAVFGEVLAARPELRDRILLQSKCGIRLHENGLNNYYDLSYDSIMERVEGILSRLRTDHLDTLLFHRPDPLLNREEAARAVRELLADGRIKALGVSNMSTAQMDHLQDALSTPLVANQLEMSLGTRDWLDSTVTVNHRQGAGNPFPHGTLEHCMSRGIELQAYGSLANGRYTGGVPVQDLSDADRATAELVQELAAEFGVAPESVLLGWLMKHPARISPVIGTTNPGRIAACGDAIAVAERMDRLQWYRLWITARGEFIP, from the coding sequence ATGGGCCGGATCATCTACGGCTGCATGGGACTCGGCGGCGCCTGGGAGCCCACGCCGTACACCGAGGCGGACGTGGCGCAGGCGTCCGAGGTCATCGACGCGGCCCTGGCGATCGGCGTCGAGCTGTTCGATCACGCGGACATCTACCGCTTCGGCAAGGCCGAGGCCGTGTTCGGCGAGGTCCTGGCGGCGCGGCCCGAGCTGCGGGACCGGATCCTCCTGCAGAGCAAATGCGGCATCCGGCTTCACGAGAACGGCCTCAACAACTACTACGACCTCAGCTACGACTCCATCATGGAGCGCGTCGAGGGCATCCTGAGCCGGCTCCGGACCGACCATCTGGACACGCTCCTGTTCCACCGGCCGGACCCGCTGCTCAACCGCGAAGAGGCCGCCCGCGCGGTGCGCGAACTCCTCGCGGACGGCCGCATCAAGGCGCTGGGCGTCTCCAACATGTCCACGGCGCAGATGGACCACCTTCAGGATGCGCTCTCCACCCCGCTGGTCGCGAATCAGCTCGAGATGAGCCTCGGCACCCGCGACTGGCTGGATTCGACCGTCACGGTGAACCATCGCCAGGGCGCCGGCAACCCGTTCCCGCACGGCACGCTCGAGCACTGCATGAGCCGCGGCATCGAGCTGCAGGCCTACGGTTCGCTGGCCAACGGCCGCTACACCGGGGGAGTGCCGGTTCAGGATCTCAGCGACGCGGACCGCGCGACGGCGGAACTGGTCCAGGAGCTCGCCGCTGAGTTCGGCGTGGCGCCGGAGTCCGTGCTGCTCGGCTGGCTCATGAAGCACCCGGCCCGCATCTCCCCGGTGATCGGCACCACGAACCCCGGCCGCATCGCGGCCTGCGGCGACGCGATCGCGGTGGCCGAACGGATGGACCGGCTGCAGTGGTACCGGCTCTGGATCACGGCGCGGGGCGAGTTCATCCCGTAG
- a CDS encoding Na+/H+ antiporter — translation MEQLALIVGLLFATVLAVGLGDRLKLPYPVLMLLMAMVMTFIPGFPELAIDPELILPIFLPPLLFATAQRSSWQVFQLRWRTLLWLAVGLVVVTTVFVAGAAWLLIPGIGIPAAIALGAMVAPPDPVAVESVAGKVHMPRKLMNILQSEGLFNDAAAIVIFQAAVAATLAGRNLDASLVPKFLLGIVLAVIIGVVMGYAAKLVTWLVTAGVARTAVSLVVPFAAYILAEEVHASGVIAVVVVALEMKRHARPEDASERVSQAAFWDVVELLATGLAFGLVGLDIRQVIQHEGAGIFEMVPAAIAVCAVVVAVRFLWMWLYLSTRRSLYRGDWVGMLKDVIILSYSGMRGLATLALALALPLVLDDGSAFPARDQILVTACAVLLVTLVLPGLTLPALMKVLKAQDDGAEEKEATRMLGRRAQKAAMLALKESELVNQLTPEQQALMAKRFKSLHLELQGAHPEHPGKGVPDDLRERFAKGRELMVAAQTIALDAARQEVLVARKELGMDPEVADHVLRQLDLRTMVMPKAD, via the coding sequence ATGGAACAGCTCGCACTCATCGTCGGATTGCTCTTCGCCACGGTGCTCGCCGTCGGCCTCGGGGACCGCCTGAAACTCCCGTACCCGGTCCTCATGCTGCTCATGGCCATGGTGATGACCTTCATCCCCGGGTTCCCCGAACTGGCGATCGACCCCGAGCTGATCCTCCCGATCTTCCTCCCGCCCTTGCTCTTCGCGACGGCGCAGCGCAGTTCGTGGCAGGTGTTCCAGCTGCGCTGGCGCACCCTGCTGTGGCTCGCCGTCGGGCTCGTGGTGGTGACCACGGTGTTCGTGGCCGGGGCAGCCTGGCTCCTCATCCCGGGCATCGGCATCCCCGCGGCCATCGCCCTCGGAGCCATGGTGGCCCCGCCGGACCCGGTCGCGGTCGAGTCCGTGGCCGGCAAGGTCCACATGCCCCGCAAGCTCATGAACATCCTGCAGAGCGAGGGCCTGTTCAACGACGCGGCCGCGATCGTGATCTTCCAGGCCGCCGTCGCCGCGACCCTGGCCGGGCGGAACCTCGACGCGAGCCTGGTGCCGAAATTCCTCCTGGGCATCGTGCTCGCCGTGATCATCGGCGTGGTCATGGGCTACGCGGCCAAACTCGTCACCTGGCTCGTCACCGCGGGTGTCGCGCGCACCGCCGTGAGCCTGGTGGTCCCCTTCGCCGCGTACATCCTGGCGGAAGAGGTGCACGCGTCGGGCGTCATCGCCGTCGTGGTCGTGGCACTGGAGATGAAGCGGCACGCGCGGCCGGAGGACGCCTCGGAGCGCGTGAGCCAGGCGGCGTTCTGGGATGTGGTGGAGCTGCTGGCCACCGGCCTGGCGTTCGGCCTGGTAGGCCTCGACATCCGTCAGGTCATCCAGCACGAAGGCGCCGGGATCTTCGAGATGGTCCCGGCGGCCATCGCGGTCTGCGCCGTGGTGGTGGCGGTCCGGTTCCTGTGGATGTGGCTCTATCTGTCCACGCGGCGGTCGCTGTATCGCGGCGACTGGGTGGGGATGCTCAAGGACGTCATCATCCTCAGCTACAGCGGCATGCGCGGTCTGGCCACCCTCGCCCTGGCACTCGCTCTGCCGCTGGTGCTCGACGACGGCTCGGCCTTCCCGGCCCGCGACCAGATCCTGGTGACCGCCTGCGCCGTGCTCCTGGTGACGCTCGTGCTCCCCGGCCTGACGCTGCCGGCCCTCATGAAGGTGCTCAAGGCCCAGGACGACGGCGCCGAGGAGAAGGAGGCCACCCGTATGCTCGGCCGCCGGGCGCAGAAGGCCGCCATGCTGGCGCTCAAGGAGAGCGAACTCGTCAACCAGCTCACACCCGAGCAGCAGGCTCTGATGGCCAAGCGCTTCAAGTCCCTGCACCTGGAACTCCAGGGCGCCCATCCGGAGCACCCGGGCAAAGGCGTCCCCGATGATCTGCGCGAACGCTTCGCCAAGGGCCGCGAGCTCATGGTGGCGGCGCAGACCATCGCCCTCGACGCGGCCCGCCAGGAGGTGCTCGTGGCCCGCAAGGAACTCGGCATGGATCCCGAGGTGGCGGACCATGTGCTGCGCCAGCTCGACCTGCGCACCATGGTGATGCCCAAGGCGGACTGA
- a CDS encoding group II truncated hemoglobin translates to MGTDHSPSVFDAAGGFDGLLALAEAWHRRVLDDAVVSHAFRNGARPDHTPRLAAYWAESLGGPKLYSEAFGDQSSVVRLHSGNGEHEEMNARAVACFDQALEDAGLASDERLRRTLHDYFTWATTVDMYRYHRSADEVPSGLRMPQWSWDGLVEP, encoded by the coding sequence ATGGGCACCGATCATTCCCCGTCCGTCTTCGACGCAGCGGGCGGCTTCGACGGCCTGCTCGCCCTCGCGGAGGCCTGGCACCGGCGGGTGCTGGACGACGCCGTCGTGAGTCATGCTTTCCGGAACGGGGCCAGACCTGATCACACACCACGCCTGGCGGCCTACTGGGCCGAGTCCCTGGGCGGACCGAAGCTCTACTCCGAGGCCTTCGGGGACCAGAGTTCAGTGGTCCGCCTGCACAGCGGGAACGGAGAACACGAGGAGATGAACGCCCGGGCCGTCGCCTGTTTCGATCAGGCTCTGGAGGACGCGGGGCTGGCATCCGATGAACGGCTGCGGCGGACGCTGCACGACTACTTCACCTGGGCCACCACGGTGGACATGTACCGCTACCACCGGAGCGCGGACGAGGTCCCCTCCGGGCTGCGGATGCCACAGTGGTCCTGGGACGGGTTGGTGGAACCCTGA
- a CDS encoding ABC transporter ATP-binding protein yields the protein MNAAAHRGATGPAQQDSGAAVLDIAHLNVTFATDGGDVHAVKDVSLEVRPGEVLAIVGESGSGKTVTARTILGLLPETATSQGAVLINGRNVVSVSPAELRRIRGRDVAMVFQEPSTALNPVFTIGWQIAEGIRAHARDGQKVSAKDAKARAVEALRKVGIPEPEVRVDYYPHQLSGGQKQRVVIAAALALDPGLIVADEPTTALDVTVQAEILELLRELRDDYGTSIVLITHNMGVVADLADRVVVMYRGDVVEEAPVRTLFAEPKQDYTKDLLAAVPHLGRNSASEGAEGRLHQDGRILVEAKGLSIEFPGRFGRPGFKAVDDVSFTIREREVFGLVGESGSGKSTIGRAIAGLNRVTGGSLTVFGQEMVGFREKNFKPLRKDIGFVFQDPAASFNPHLTIGECIAEPLIIHRKPSAAEARKRVGELLESVQLPASYASRYPHELSGGQRQRASLARSLALNPPLVIADEPTSALDVSVQAKVLELFRDIQEEYGFAALFISHDLAVVDMLSHWVGVLLKGRLVEQGIGSQIMGHPSQEYTKRLIASLPVPDPDEQAARRKAYRAGLGS from the coding sequence ATGAACGCGGCAGCACATCGCGGGGCGACCGGTCCCGCGCAGCAGGACAGTGGGGCCGCGGTCCTGGACATCGCGCACCTGAACGTCACGTTCGCCACCGACGGCGGGGACGTCCACGCGGTGAAGGACGTCAGTCTGGAAGTGCGTCCGGGCGAGGTCCTCGCGATCGTCGGCGAGTCCGGCTCCGGCAAGACCGTGACGGCGCGGACCATCCTGGGCCTCCTGCCCGAGACGGCCACGAGCCAGGGAGCCGTGCTCATCAACGGCCGGAACGTGGTCAGCGTCAGCCCGGCCGAACTGCGGAGGATCCGCGGCCGGGACGTGGCGATGGTGTTCCAGGAGCCGTCGACGGCCCTGAACCCGGTGTTCACCATCGGCTGGCAGATCGCCGAGGGCATCCGGGCCCACGCCCGCGACGGGCAGAAGGTCTCGGCCAAGGACGCCAAGGCCCGTGCGGTGGAAGCCCTGCGCAAGGTCGGCATCCCGGAGCCCGAAGTCCGGGTGGACTATTACCCCCACCAGCTCTCCGGTGGCCAGAAGCAGCGCGTGGTCATCGCCGCGGCGCTCGCGTTGGATCCCGGTCTGATCGTGGCGGACGAGCCCACCACAGCGCTCGATGTCACCGTGCAGGCGGAGATCCTCGAGCTCCTGCGGGAACTCCGGGACGACTACGGCACCTCGATCGTGCTCATCACGCACAACATGGGCGTGGTGGCGGACCTGGCCGACCGGGTGGTGGTCATGTACCGCGGCGACGTCGTGGAGGAGGCGCCGGTCCGTACCCTGTTCGCCGAGCCGAAACAGGACTACACCAAGGACCTGCTGGCCGCGGTGCCGCACCTGGGACGGAACTCCGCATCGGAGGGGGCCGAGGGGCGGCTGCACCAGGACGGCAGGATCCTCGTGGAGGCGAAGGGCCTGAGCATCGAGTTCCCGGGTCGCTTCGGCCGCCCGGGGTTCAAGGCCGTGGACGACGTCAGCTTCACCATCCGGGAGCGCGAGGTCTTCGGCCTGGTGGGCGAGTCGGGTTCCGGCAAGTCCACCATCGGCCGTGCGATCGCGGGCCTGAACCGGGTCACGGGCGGCAGCCTGACGGTGTTCGGGCAGGAGATGGTCGGGTTCCGCGAGAAGAACTTCAAGCCGCTCCGCAAGGACATCGGGTTCGTGTTCCAGGACCCGGCGGCGTCGTTCAACCCGCACCTCACCATCGGGGAGTGCATCGCCGAGCCGCTCATCATCCACCGGAAGCCGAGCGCGGCAGAGGCGCGCAAGCGCGTCGGTGAGCTGCTCGAATCGGTGCAGCTGCCGGCGTCGTACGCGTCCCGGTACCCGCACGAGCTCTCGGGTGGCCAGCGGCAGAGGGCCTCGCTCGCGCGGTCCCTGGCCCTGAACCCGCCGCTCGTGATCGCGGATGAGCCGACCTCCGCCCTGGACGTCTCCGTGCAGGCGAAGGTCCTGGAACTCTTCCGGGACATCCAGGAGGAATACGGTTTCGCGGCGCTCTTCATCAGCCACGACCTGGCGGTGGTGGACATGCTCTCCCACTGGGTGGGCGTGCTGCTCAAGGGCCGGCTCGTGGAACAGGGCATCGGCAGCCAGATCATGGGTCACCCGAGCCAGGAGTACACCAAGCGGCTCATCGCCTCGCTGCCCGTGCCGGATCCGGACGAGCAGGCGGCCCGGCGCAAGGCGTACCGGGCGGGGCTGGGTTCCTGA
- a CDS encoding ABC transporter permease yields MSATPTTPAPAPQLPQRGSWLRRLPVISHLRQSVGLQRGMLVLGTALTVLFVLVALLAPVIAPYGYSQISDADGTFPAQAAPGGKHLWGTTVGGYDVFSRAVWGSQTAVIVILVSVALSLVLGVLLGLLSGYLGGWVDRILVVIADAIYAFPSLLLAIVMSIVISHGQSSFWGGVLACAFSITVVFVPQYFRVIRAETIRLKAEPFVESAKVVGASPWRIMGRHIFKNATRTLPLIFTLNSSEAILTLAGLGFLGFGIEPTSAAEWGFDLNKAMSDASSGIWWTGVFPGAAIVLTVLGLTLMGESMNDLNDPRLRGRRRPGRTGKARAAVAGSAQGAQSAPGSNGKEATA; encoded by the coding sequence ATGTCTGCAACACCGACGACGCCGGCCCCCGCGCCGCAGCTTCCTCAGCGCGGCTCGTGGCTGCGCCGCCTTCCCGTCATCTCCCATCTGCGTCAGAGCGTCGGCCTCCAGCGCGGCATGCTCGTGCTGGGCACCGCGCTCACGGTGCTCTTCGTCCTCGTGGCCCTGCTGGCGCCGGTGATCGCGCCGTACGGTTACTCCCAGATCTCCGACGCCGACGGGACCTTCCCGGCCCAGGCCGCCCCGGGTGGCAAACACCTGTGGGGCACCACGGTCGGTGGCTACGACGTCTTCTCCCGTGCGGTGTGGGGCTCCCAGACCGCGGTGATCGTGATCCTCGTGTCGGTCGCGCTGTCCCTCGTGCTCGGCGTCCTGCTGGGCCTGCTCAGCGGGTACCTCGGCGGCTGGGTGGACCGGATCCTCGTGGTCATCGCCGACGCGATCTACGCCTTCCCGTCCCTGCTGCTCGCCATCGTCATGTCGATCGTGATCAGCCACGGCCAGTCCAGCTTCTGGGGCGGTGTGCTCGCCTGTGCGTTCTCCATCACCGTGGTGTTCGTGCCGCAGTACTTCCGCGTGATCCGTGCCGAGACCATCCGTCTCAAGGCCGAGCCGTTCGTGGAGTCCGCCAAGGTGGTGGGCGCGTCCCCGTGGCGCATCATGGGCCGCCACATCTTCAAGAACGCCACCCGCACCCTGCCGCTCATCTTCACGCTGAACTCCTCGGAGGCCATCCTGACCCTGGCCGGTCTGGGCTTCCTGGGCTTCGGCATCGAACCGACGTCTGCGGCCGAGTGGGGCTTCGACCTCAACAAGGCGATGTCCGACGCCTCCTCCGGGATCTGGTGGACCGGCGTCTTCCCGGGCGCCGCCATCGTGCTGACCGTCCTGGGCCTCACGCTCATGGGTGAGAGCATGAACGATCTCAACGACCCGCGACTGCGCGGACGCCGCAGGCCGGGCCGCACGGGCAAGGCCCGCGCCGCCGTCGCCGGCTCCGCACAGGGCGCCCAGAGCGCTCCGGGTTCGAACGGAAAGGAAGCCACCGCATGA